The following coding sequences are from one Saprospiraceae bacterium window:
- a CDS encoding SMEK domain-containing protein: MNSILLDNQIINALTLLEFRVIKANNLGYYDINRKIQGYLGKIIDVVYFEGRQETIELDKIQANYPAIDLANYNKKTVYQITSETNTDKIYETLSKFTKLEEFETGKLGEIRFLILNKISYTPKVLKNIADKFNEKGLLFSNSTLMTIPMLENEISKLSNIKKELLVSLLNEELQNPDKNLQFATLKDIEDLKDLYGKYRFKDIGRIEDANDERHSQKLAEILGIDVEELEMLDYDIQFIDNDNGVNSTIYVFKPDDDTAGIITRIDGINDNKIEIFDWEWYDEEENK; encoded by the coding sequence ATGAACTCAATTTTATTAGATAATCAAATAATTAATGCACTTACCTTACTTGAATTTAGAGTAATTAAAGCTAATAATCTTGGTTATTATGATATTAATAGAAAAATCCAAGGGTATCTAGGTAAAATTATTGATGTTGTGTACTTTGAAGGAAGGCAAGAAACTATTGAACTAGATAAAATTCAAGCCAATTATCCTGCAATAGATTTGGCGAATTACAATAAAAAAACAGTTTATCAAATTACATCAGAAACGAACACCGATAAAATTTACGAAACCTTATCTAAATTCACTAAATTAGAAGAATTTGAAACTGGCAAACTTGGTGAGATTAGATTTTTAATTTTGAATAAAATCAGCTACACACCAAAAGTTTTGAAAAACATAGCGGATAAATTTAATGAAAAAGGATTGTTATTTTCAAATAGCACTTTAATGACCATCCCAATGTTGGAAAATGAAATATCCAAGTTAAGTAATATCAAAAAAGAACTTTTAGTGAGCTTGTTAAATGAAGAATTGCAAAATCCTGACAAAAATTTACAATTTGCAACACTTAAAGACATTGAAGATTTAAAAGACCTTTATGGAAAATATAGATTTAAAGATATTGGTAGAATTGAAGATGCAAATGATGAGAGACACTCCCAAAAATTAGCAGAAATTCTCGGGATTGACGTTGAAGAGCTCGAAATGCTTGACTATGATATACAATTCATTGATAATGATAATGGTGTTAACTCGACAATTTATGTATTTAAACCTGATGATGATACAGCAGGAATAATTACAAGAATCGATGGAATAAATGATAATAAAATTGAAATTTTTGATTGGGAGTGGTACGATGAAGAAGAAAATAAATAG
- a CDS encoding tetratricopeptide repeat protein, protein MNDLIHTKFKEANQKLENGDIIEFGKCLIDLYANLTCNCYFRDQKEVDYERQLELVCKHSGNQNNFYLNLAKGFIYLRIKNEKEAYTYLTKAIEIDSSCDVPYSLRASIEPEINALYEEDAKTAVLLNPSARNYFDLANSYDYKNDESGLKNSSIYFGKAISLRPDFACAYNNRAIRLQSNKDLQGAVNDYMKCIEVDKKHWAYYQLWFCLDELKRYDEALKYIEIGAKVHSDDISYQFGLGVANTRIGNYEAAIKLYERYLKDNPKNSSALGNIEICKKNIKNQILINAKESYKVRDYKQANDLFEKYIEDETDLNEDDLYLYLLSMLKNNNSETSLDNTNQIYNRLNTLKSSYSQKLENEDELTEEEENANKLMEYQSNYRVGFGNYEGQNLSSIINEDPEYVLWCIINLDHFSINKALFLNPKLRNEPLFLSALEHNLIKEQIIEKWTPGDDDYDYGSRDEYYDDYHDYERDTFDALTDGQLGDWDEFGGDIDDIMTWLGR, encoded by the coding sequence ATGAACGACTTAATTCATACAAAATTTAAAGAAGCAAATCAAAAGCTTGAAAATGGGGATATAATAGAATTTGGAAAATGTTTGATAGATTTATATGCTAATCTTACATGTAATTGTTATTTCCGAGACCAAAAAGAAGTTGATTATGAAAGGCAACTAGAGTTAGTTTGCAAACACAGTGGAAATCAAAATAATTTTTATTTAAATCTGGCAAAAGGATTTATCTATTTGAGAATAAAAAATGAAAAAGAAGCGTATACATACTTAACTAAAGCAATTGAAATAGACAGTTCCTGTGATGTACCTTATTCGCTTCGAGCCTCAATTGAACCTGAAATCAATGCGTTATATGAAGAAGATGCTAAAACGGCTGTTCTTCTAAATCCATCAGCAAGGAACTATTTTGATTTAGCAAATTCTTATGATTACAAAAACGATGAGTCAGGCTTAAAAAATTCTTCAATCTATTTTGGTAAAGCAATAAGCTTAAGACCTGACTTCGCATGTGCTTATAATAATCGAGCAATAAGATTACAAAGCAACAAGGATTTACAAGGTGCTGTTAATGATTATATGAAATGTATCGAAGTTGATAAAAAACATTGGGCATATTATCAACTTTGGTTCTGTTTGGACGAATTGAAAAGATATGATGAAGCACTAAAATATATAGAAATTGGGGCAAAAGTTCATTCAGACGATATCAGTTACCAATTCGGACTTGGAGTTGCTAATACAAGAATTGGAAACTATGAAGCTGCAATAAAACTTTATGAAAGATATTTAAAAGATAACCCCAAAAATTCAAGTGCTTTGGGAAATATTGAAATCTGCAAAAAAAATATTAAAAATCAAATTCTCATCAATGCTAAGGAATCATATAAAGTAAGAGATTACAAACAAGCAAATGACTTATTTGAAAAATACATTGAAGACGAGACTGATTTAAATGAAGATGATTTATATTTATATCTGCTCTCAATGCTAAAGAACAATAATTCTGAGACATCACTAGATAATACTAATCAAATATATAATAGGTTGAATACCTTGAAATCTTCATATTCTCAGAAATTAGAAAATGAAGATGAATTAACTGAAGAAGAAGAAAATGCTAATAAATTAATGGAGTATCAATCAAATTATAGGGTTGGGTTTGGAAACTATGAAGGGCAAAATCTTTCATCAATTATTAACGAAGACCCAGAATATGTATTATGGTGCATTATTAATCTTGACCATTTCTCAATAAATAAGGCATTGTTTTTAAATCCTAAATTAAGGAACGAACCGCTTTTCTTATCAGCCTTGGAGCACAATTTAATTAAAGAACAAATTATTGAAAAATGGACACCAGGTGATGATGATTACGACTATGGTAGTCGTGATGAATACTATGACGACTATCATGATTACGAGAGAGATACTTTTGACGCTTTAACAGATGGTCAATTAGGTGATTGGGATGAATTTGGGGGCGATATTGATGATATAATGACATGGCTCGGAAGATAA